One stretch of Fibrobacter sp. UWR4 DNA includes these proteins:
- a CDS encoding mechanosensitive ion channel family protein, with protein sequence MDVKFAVLLIATFVALAFCFFVVNPIAKRIAEKTPNKFDDLLVEKKFFSRVLQLVPAGIFSAGLPEVLDQASWIYDLCIRVSNVWFALVGFAVGCSIFDVVESLNDNNKRTMNKPLHGIFQAIKLAIFCVCAIVIVSQVSGKSPVFILSALGAAATVLMLIFRDSILGVVSGIQINLSDLLRKGDWIEIDRHHADGTVIDITLTSVKIRNWDKTISVIPAYDLITNSFKNWRGMEESGGRRIKRSLFIDQQSIRFLTEEEIERLSKIEILKPYMDEKRVELASEFTAKYGAGAVPTELDMVNSRHMTNIGTFRAYCTAYLRSLKNVAQDMTLMTRQLAPTPEGLPLEIYAFANVTQWVAYETIQADIFDHLIAVLPEFGLSLFQYAGYLRK encoded by the coding sequence ATGGATGTTAAATTTGCGGTTTTACTCATAGCCACCTTTGTGGCCCTGGCATTCTGCTTTTTTGTGGTAAATCCCATTGCGAAGCGCATTGCCGAAAAGACCCCCAACAAGTTTGATGACTTGCTGGTAGAAAAGAAGTTCTTTTCCAGAGTTTTGCAGCTTGTTCCTGCAGGAATCTTTAGTGCGGGTCTTCCGGAAGTTTTGGATCAGGCATCCTGGATTTATGATTTGTGCATCCGCGTTTCCAATGTATGGTTTGCCCTCGTAGGTTTTGCGGTAGGCTGTTCCATCTTTGATGTGGTGGAATCACTGAACGATAATAACAAGCGGACAATGAATAAACCCTTGCATGGAATCTTCCAGGCCATTAAGCTTGCGATTTTCTGCGTGTGTGCCATCGTGATTGTTTCCCAGGTTTCCGGAAAAAGTCCTGTATTTATTCTTTCCGCCTTAGGTGCCGCGGCAACGGTCCTCATGTTGATTTTCCGCGATTCCATTTTGGGCGTGGTTTCCGGAATTCAGATTAACCTGTCTGACCTGTTGCGTAAGGGGGACTGGATTGAAATTGATCGCCACCATGCCGATGGTACAGTCATCGACATTACTCTTACCTCTGTGAAAATCCGTAACTGGGACAAGACCATTTCGGTAATCCCTGCTTATGACCTCATTACCAACAGTTTCAAGAACTGGCGTGGCATGGAGGAATCCGGTGGTCGCCGCATAAAGCGTTCTCTCTTCATTGATCAGCAGAGCATCCGCTTCTTGACAGAAGAAGAAATTGAACGCCTTTCCAAGATTGAAATCTTGAAACCCTACATGGATGAAAAACGAGTAGAGCTGGCTTCGGAATTTACCGCTAAGTATGGGGCGGGTGCCGTGCCTACGGAGCTGGACATGGTGAACAGCCGTCACATGACCAACATTGGAACTTTCCGTGCTTATTGCACCGCCTATTTGCGCTCTTTAAAAAATGTGGCGCAGGACATGACCTTGATGACACGCCAGCTGGCGCCAACTCCTGAAGGCTTGCCTCTTGAAATTTATGCATTCGCTAATGTTACCCAGTGGGTGGCCTATGAAACAATCCAGGCGGATATCTTTGACCACCTGATTGCAGTGCTTCCGGAATTTGGACTTAGTTTGTTCCAATACGCAGGGTATTTGAGAAAGTAA
- a CDS encoding GTP-binding protein gives MKKSVPITVLTGYLGAGKTTLLNYVLNNQEGYHVAVIVNDIGEVNIDQTLIEKGGNITKADDGTVVPLSNGCICCSLKQDMLEQIAEILETGKFDYILIEASGICEPVPIAQTICMAGAQLKSTKGEPLPCHLDNIVAVVDVLRLADEFGGGEKLLQKDLEEEDIANLLIQQIEFCNTIIMNKVDCLSKNDLEKVKAVVKALQPTAKMIETNFGKVEMNEILDTKQFDFDKVAEGAAWAIELNKIDDDHDDDEDEDEDEHDHHHHHDHDHDDEDHSDCDHEHGVCHHHHDHDDEDHSHCDHEHGVCHCGHHHDKDHPHGDEYGISTFVYERRRPFNRKKFEAFLNDYPNSIIRTKGLLWFSDERDDSFLFEQAGKQATAQNFGRWFAAEDKATQQMILSQNPDLKKVWDDEYGDRIIRLVFIGQHMEKKKIIAVLDDCLDK, from the coding sequence ATGAAGAAGTCAGTACCTATTACAGTGCTCACCGGTTACTTAGGAGCCGGAAAAACCACCCTCCTGAATTATGTTCTTAACAACCAGGAAGGTTATCACGTCGCAGTGATTGTCAATGACATTGGCGAAGTGAACATTGACCAGACCCTCATTGAAAAGGGCGGAAACATCACCAAGGCAGACGACGGCACCGTCGTCCCCCTTTCCAACGGTTGTATCTGCTGTTCTTTGAAGCAGGACATGCTGGAACAGATTGCCGAAATTCTTGAAACCGGCAAGTTCGACTACATTTTGATTGAAGCCAGCGGCATCTGCGAACCCGTACCTATTGCGCAGACCATCTGCATGGCTGGCGCCCAGCTGAAAAGCACCAAGGGAGAACCTCTCCCCTGCCATTTGGATAACATCGTCGCTGTTGTGGACGTACTCCGTCTCGCAGATGAATTCGGCGGTGGCGAAAAGCTCCTCCAGAAGGACCTGGAAGAAGAAGACATCGCAAACCTCCTGATCCAGCAGATCGAATTCTGCAACACCATCATCATGAACAAGGTGGATTGCCTCTCCAAGAACGACCTTGAAAAGGTGAAGGCCGTGGTGAAGGCTCTGCAGCCCACAGCAAAGATGATCGAAACCAACTTCGGTAAGGTGGAAATGAATGAAATCCTGGACACCAAGCAGTTTGATTTCGACAAGGTAGCAGAAGGAGCCGCATGGGCAATCGAACTGAACAAGATCGATGACGACCATGATGATGACGAAGACGAAGACGAAGACGAACACGATCATCACCACCATCATGACCACGACCATGATGACGAAGACCATAGCGATTGCGATCATGAACACGGCGTTTGCCATCACCATCATGATCACGACGATGAAGACCACAGCCACTGCGACCACGAACACGGTGTCTGCCACTGCGGTCATCATCACGACAAGGATCATCCCCATGGTGACGAATACGGCATTTCTACCTTCGTGTACGAACGTCGCCGTCCCTTTAACCGCAAGAAGTTCGAAGCCTTCCTGAACGACTACCCCAACAGCATTATCCGTACCAAGGGGCTTTTGTGGTTTAGCGACGAACGGGATGACAGTTTCCTGTTCGAACAGGCTGGCAAGCAGGCTACCGCACAGAATTTCGGCCGCTGGTTCGCCGCCGAGGACAAGGCTACCCAGCAGATGATTCTTTCCCAGAATCCCGACCTGAAGAAGGTTTGGGACGACGAATACGGCGACCGCATTATCCGCCTGGTGTTCATCGGCCAGCACATGGAAAAGAAGAAGATTATCGCCGTCCTGGACGATTGCCTGGACAAGTAA
- a CDS encoding glycosyltransferase family 2 protein, producing the protein MADTFIFVPAYNVEKTLGDVLAAIPESVWARSEVQVIDDGSTDNTRGAYEAFVKAHPNRPLFYFRFDKNSGYGAVVKKGLRLGTAGSYRYVACLHGDGQYPANLLDKFLEHLENASAPTGEKFALLQGSRHATRGSAKAGNMPLHKRIGGAFLTALENLVFKTPLTDRHSGFILYRTSFLKTIELERLSPSFDIDLELIVLADARKFALGELPIPTVYADEVSNLNVITYGLRCLRLVWRRFWMK; encoded by the coding sequence ATGGCTGATACCTTCATTTTTGTTCCTGCCTATAACGTAGAGAAGACTCTGGGAGACGTCCTTGCAGCTATTCCTGAAAGTGTGTGGGCCCGTTCCGAGGTTCAAGTCATTGACGATGGCTCTACGGATAATACCCGTGGGGCGTATGAAGCTTTTGTGAAGGCTCATCCCAACCGCCCGCTGTTTTATTTCCGCTTTGATAAGAATAGCGGGTACGGTGCCGTAGTTAAAAAAGGCCTGCGGTTAGGAACTGCTGGATCTTACAGGTATGTGGCGTGCCTTCATGGGGATGGTCAATATCCTGCAAATCTGCTGGATAAATTCCTGGAACATCTTGAAAATGCTAGTGCTCCTACGGGAGAAAAATTTGCTCTGCTGCAAGGCTCCCGACATGCGACCCGAGGAAGTGCCAAGGCGGGGAACATGCCTCTCCATAAACGCATTGGGGGCGCATTCCTGACGGCGCTGGAAAACCTGGTTTTTAAGACTCCTCTTACGGATCGACATAGCGGATTTATTCTTTACCGCACCAGCTTTCTGAAAACTATTGAACTGGAGCGCTTAAGCCCCAGTTTTGATATTGACTTAGAGTTGATTGTTCTTGCGGATGCCCGAAAGTTTGCTTTGGGGGAACTTCCCATTCCTACGGTTTACGCAGACGAAGTTTCCAATCTGAATGTAATTACCTACGGACTTCGTTGCCTGCGTCTTGTATGGCGCAGGTTCTGGATGAAATAA
- a CDS encoding NAD-dependent epimerase/dehydratase family protein: MKPILKFDDPAITVAVVGCGGFIGCHLLQAMLERTNWRVFGVDLESYRIQQHLSNPRFEFLCADLANPSVIQRVAAYPVVINLAAICTPSRYMDEAAEVIRSNYDHPARLADACRKSGSWLLHFSTSEIYGKTSADSNLLKEDSSDLTFGAVTASRWSYATAKLLTERYIAGLEGLCWTVVRPFNFVGPYMDYMPGVDGEGIPRVLANFSSALVRGEPLALVNGGAAKRSFTSVHDAVEFLFALFTASPENCVGQAFNVGNPDNELSIAELAQKMRGIYAGIRGVDVSSIPEPQEISGEEYYGAGYEDSMRRLPDVSKAERLVGFRARTPLDVVLRESLEWFVNHYSLECNG, translated from the coding sequence TTGAAACCAATCCTAAAATTTGACGATCCAGCAATCACCGTAGCTGTTGTAGGCTGCGGTGGTTTTATTGGTTGTCATCTTCTTCAGGCAATGCTGGAAAGGACCAATTGGCGGGTTTTCGGCGTGGACCTGGAATCCTACCGAATCCAGCAGCATCTTTCAAATCCTCGATTTGAATTCCTGTGCGCGGATCTTGCCAATCCTTCGGTGATTCAGCGAGTGGCCGCCTATCCTGTGGTGATCAATCTGGCGGCAATCTGCACGCCTAGCCGCTACATGGACGAAGCTGCGGAAGTCATCCGTAGCAACTATGACCATCCTGCCCGTCTGGCGGATGCCTGCCGGAAAAGCGGTTCCTGGCTGCTCCATTTCTCTACTTCCGAAATTTACGGGAAGACATCTGCCGATTCCAACCTCCTGAAGGAAGATTCTTCGGACCTGACCTTTGGCGCAGTAACGGCATCCCGCTGGAGTTATGCTACGGCAAAGCTCTTGACGGAACGTTATATTGCTGGCCTTGAAGGACTTTGCTGGACGGTGGTGAGACCCTTTAACTTTGTGGGTCCCTACATGGACTATATGCCTGGCGTCGATGGGGAAGGAATCCCTCGGGTGCTGGCGAATTTTTCCAGCGCCCTTGTGCGAGGGGAGCCCCTTGCCCTTGTAAACGGCGGTGCTGCAAAACGCAGTTTTACTTCCGTACACGATGCGGTAGAATTCCTGTTCGCCCTCTTTACGGCGTCTCCCGAAAATTGCGTGGGGCAGGCTTTTAATGTGGGTAATCCCGATAATGAGTTGTCCATTGCGGAACTGGCCCAGAAGATGCGTGGCATTTACGCAGGTATTCGCGGAGTAGACGTTTCCAGTATTCCAGAACCGCAGGAAATTTCCGGAGAGGAATATTATGGTGCTGGCTATGAAGATTCCATGCGTCGCCTTCCGGATGTGAGTAAGGCGGAACGCCTTGTTGGCTTCCGCGCCAGGACTCCTCTTGACGTTGTCCTGAGGGAATCCCTGGAATGGTTCGTGAACCATTATTCCCTGGAATGCAATGGCTGA
- a CDS encoding DNA gyrase/topoisomerase IV subunit A, translating to MSEERQDSTLGLSNVNHLEKLYNGWFLDYASYVILDRAVPYYEDGLKPVQRRILHSLFENHDGRYQKVATIVGRTMAYHPHGDASIGDALVGLGQKGLLIDTQGNWGNPYTGDRAAAPRYIEGRLTPFAVDVVFNPETTEWIPSYDGRSEEPVTLPVKFPLLLAQGVDGIAVGLSTYILPHNFRELCQASIDYLRGKKVVLYPDFFTGGIIDVSDYNDGQRGGKVKVRAKIEKVDNKTLAIKEIPYGTTTVSLIESIVKANEKGKIKIKHVDDNTSKEVEILIHLQPGTDPQVAMNALYAFTDCEKSLSPCTCVIVDKHPKFLGVSEILKMNTDHTVQLLKWELENERKHLDDKWHMTSLEKIFIEKKVYQVIENAKSREEMVQLINDGLAPYVKKMLRREVTEEEILKLAEIPIRRISRFDRKKADELLAELDEKIQQNTYNQEHITDYTIDHFKNLLKKYGEGKERKSQIAEFGKVEAVHVAIANQKLYVNRKEGFLGTGMKKEEYLFDVSEYDDLIVFKADGSFKVVKVSDKDFVGKDVILVEKFKKDDDRHIYNVIHLDGKDGAYYIKRFNVGGVTRDKDYFMGKGKPGSKILYMSSNMNGEAEVVEVTLKPRPRTKLNFEVDFSTIEVKGRGAMGNIVTKYPVKSIKRLRKGVSTLGARVLYFDAPSGVISTQKKGDRIGEFGEKDKVLIVKENGTARVHDMADPILVGTGIKYIHKYNPEQVFSILYFEGGNFNYMVKRFNLDGCPMTTEFSLISDHKDSKMIEFFATNDAKELMEYQVGREVQKEELDLTEVAEVKGYKALGSKFTAKKVKRVSRISPADPFDDGSEDNAASDDEPSLF from the coding sequence ATGAGCGAAGAAAGACAAGATTCTACCCTAGGACTATCAAACGTAAACCATCTTGAAAAGCTTTATAACGGATGGTTTTTGGACTACGCCAGCTATGTGATTCTGGACCGCGCCGTTCCGTATTACGAAGACGGCCTCAAGCCGGTTCAGCGCCGCATCCTGCACTCCCTTTTTGAAAATCACGACGGACGCTACCAGAAGGTGGCAACCATCGTGGGTCGAACCATGGCATACCACCCCCACGGTGACGCATCCATTGGCGATGCCCTGGTGGGTCTCGGCCAGAAAGGTTTGCTGATTGATACCCAGGGTAACTGGGGTAACCCCTATACCGGCGACCGTGCAGCAGCACCCCGTTATATCGAAGGCCGCCTGACCCCGTTCGCAGTGGACGTGGTGTTCAATCCCGAAACTACGGAATGGATTCCCAGCTACGATGGTCGTAGCGAAGAACCGGTGACTCTCCCCGTCAAGTTCCCCCTGCTTTTGGCTCAGGGTGTAGACGGTATCGCCGTGGGTCTTTCCACCTACATTCTCCCCCACAACTTCCGCGAACTTTGCCAGGCAAGTATCGACTACCTCCGCGGCAAGAAGGTGGTTCTCTACCCGGACTTCTTTACCGGCGGCATTATCGACGTGTCCGACTACAACGACGGTCAGCGTGGCGGCAAGGTCAAGGTCCGTGCAAAGATCGAGAAAGTGGACAACAAGACTTTGGCCATTAAGGAAATTCCTTATGGCACCACCACCGTTAGCCTCATCGAAAGCATCGTGAAGGCAAACGAAAAGGGCAAGATCAAGATCAAGCATGTGGACGACAACACCAGTAAGGAAGTTGAAATCCTGATCCACCTGCAGCCGGGTACCGATCCCCAGGTGGCCATGAACGCCCTTTACGCCTTTACCGACTGCGAAAAGAGCCTTTCTCCCTGCACTTGCGTTATTGTGGACAAGCACCCCAAGTTCCTGGGCGTATCCGAAATTCTGAAGATGAATACGGATCACACGGTCCAGTTATTGAAATGGGAACTGGAAAACGAACGTAAGCATCTGGACGACAAGTGGCACATGACCAGTCTGGAAAAGATCTTCATCGAAAAGAAGGTCTACCAGGTCATCGAAAACGCCAAGAGCCGCGAAGAAATGGTTCAGCTCATTAACGACGGTCTTGCTCCTTATGTCAAGAAAATGCTCCGTCGTGAAGTTACCGAAGAAGAAATTTTGAAGTTGGCGGAAATTCCTATCCGCCGCATCAGCCGTTTCGACCGTAAGAAGGCAGACGAACTTTTGGCAGAACTGGACGAAAAGATCCAGCAGAACACCTACAACCAGGAACACATTACCGACTACACCATCGACCACTTCAAGAATCTCCTGAAGAAGTATGGCGAAGGCAAGGAACGCAAGAGCCAGATCGCTGAATTCGGTAAGGTGGAAGCGGTTCACGTGGCAATCGCCAATCAAAAGCTTTACGTCAACCGCAAGGAAGGTTTCCTTGGCACCGGCATGAAGAAGGAAGAATACCTCTTCGACGTGTCCGAATACGACGATCTGATCGTATTCAAGGCCGACGGTAGCTTCAAGGTTGTGAAGGTAAGCGACAAGGACTTCGTAGGTAAGGACGTCATCCTGGTGGAAAAGTTCAAGAAGGACGACGACCGCCACATTTACAACGTGATTCATCTGGACGGCAAGGATGGAGCCTACTACATCAAGCGCTTTAACGTGGGTGGCGTCACCCGCGACAAGGACTACTTCATGGGCAAGGGCAAGCCGGGTAGCAAGATCCTGTACATGTCCAGCAACATGAATGGCGAAGCCGAAGTGGTGGAAGTTACCCTGAAGCCCCGTCCCCGCACCAAGCTGAACTTCGAAGTGGATTTCAGCACCATCGAAGTGAAGGGCCGTGGCGCAATGGGCAACATCGTGACCAAGTATCCCGTAAAGTCCATCAAGCGTCTCCGTAAGGGTGTAAGTACCCTTGGCGCCCGTGTACTATACTTCGACGCACCTAGCGGAGTCATCAGCACCCAGAAGAAGGGTGACCGCATCGGTGAATTTGGAGAAAAGGACAAGGTCCTTATCGTGAAGGAAAACGGTACCGCCCGCGTTCACGATATGGCAGACCCGATTCTCGTTGGAACAGGCATCAAGTACATTCATAAGTACAATCCTGAACAGGTTTTCTCCATCCTGTACTTTGAAGGCGGAAACTTCAACTACATGGTCAAGCGATTCAATCTGGACGGCTGCCCCATGACTACGGAGTTCAGCCTGATTTCCGACCACAAGGATTCCAAGATGATTGAGTTCTTTGCCACTAACGACGCCAAGGAACTAATGGAATACCAGGTAGGTCGCGAAGTCCAGAAGGAAGAACTGGACCTTACGGAAGTAGCTGAAGTCAAGGGCTATAAGGCTCTTGGCAGCAAGTTCACCGCCAAGAAGGTCAAGCGCGTCAGCCGCATTTCTCCGGCAGATCCGTTTGACGACGGCTCCGAAGACAATGCCGCTAGCGACGATGAACCAAGTTTGTTCTAA
- a CDS encoding NAD(+) synthase, which yields MFGFYRFASVCPNLKVADTAFNTAEIIRCGKLAQDEGAAVTVFPELCITGYSCSDLFHQELLLKNAYMSLQKIAEAFADTDMIVAVGLPLRMFGRLYNCAAFVQRGNLIAVTPKIHLPNQREFYEKRHFNSGRDLLNSADRITWDFPGFGDVPVTNFIRSGSEICFGVELCEDLWTPVPPSGELALAGANVILNLSASDALVGKGDYRRNLVMNQSARCMAAYVYSSAGVQESTTDMVFSGHLMIAENGSMLAERKDYSRDSEIIYADVDVQRLNMQRLSEGSFQDFDATPYFATAAEFGPLPDVKELNRFICSTPFVPGNIDARDANCREIFNIQCAGLAKRMEASHSKRAVVGLSGGLDSTLALLVIAETFKLMNRPASEILVLTMPGFGTTNRTKNNAVEMANLLGVELRTVSIKDACMQHFSDIGHDPEVLNVTYENVQARERTQILMDVANKEGGIVVGTGDLSEIALGWSTYNADHMSMYAVNCDIPKTLVRHVVAWYADRARSFIADEKTADELSFVLRDILDTPVSPELLPADANGQIAQKTESILGAYEIHDFYLYHFAKYGAEPAKLLYLAKHAFAGSYPDEELERCLKLFVRRFFTQQFKRSCIPDGPKVGTISLSPRADWRMPSDASFTDWLEN from the coding sequence ATGTTCGGATTTTATCGATTTGCTTCTGTTTGCCCCAACCTGAAGGTTGCGGATACTGCCTTTAATACCGCTGAAATTATTCGTTGCGGTAAACTTGCTCAAGATGAAGGCGCTGCCGTTACGGTTTTCCCGGAGCTTTGCATTACGGGTTATTCTTGTAGCGATTTGTTCCATCAGGAACTGTTGCTGAAGAACGCCTATATGAGTCTACAGAAAATTGCGGAAGCATTCGCCGATACCGATATGATCGTGGCGGTGGGTTTGCCCTTGCGCATGTTTGGCCGCCTCTATAACTGTGCTGCCTTTGTGCAACGTGGAAACCTGATTGCGGTCACTCCGAAAATTCATTTGCCGAACCAGCGCGAATTTTATGAGAAGCGTCACTTCAATAGTGGTCGCGATCTGCTGAATTCCGCTGACCGCATCACTTGGGATTTCCCTGGCTTTGGCGATGTACCTGTGACCAACTTCATCCGTAGCGGTTCCGAAATTTGCTTTGGCGTTGAACTTTGTGAAGACTTGTGGACTCCCGTGCCGCCTAGTGGTGAGCTGGCCCTGGCTGGGGCCAATGTGATTCTGAATCTTTCCGCCAGCGATGCTCTAGTAGGGAAGGGCGATTACCGCCGCAACCTGGTCATGAACCAGTCCGCCCGCTGTATGGCTGCTTACGTCTACTCTTCTGCCGGTGTGCAGGAATCTACTACCGATATGGTATTCAGCGGCCATCTGATGATTGCTGAAAATGGTTCCATGCTTGCGGAACGTAAGGACTACAGTCGTGATTCCGAAATCATTTATGCCGATGTAGATGTCCAGCGCCTGAATATGCAGCGCCTGAGCGAAGGTTCTTTCCAGGACTTTGATGCAACGCCATATTTTGCTACTGCAGCGGAATTCGGCCCCTTGCCGGATGTGAAGGAACTGAATCGCTTTATCTGCTCTACGCCCTTTGTTCCGGGGAATATTGACGCTCGCGATGCAAACTGCAGAGAAATCTTTAACATCCAGTGTGCTGGCCTTGCCAAGCGCATGGAGGCGTCCCATTCCAAGCGTGCTGTGGTGGGATTGAGCGGTGGCCTTGATTCTACCTTGGCTCTGCTTGTGATTGCGGAAACCTTCAAGTTGATGAACCGCCCCGCTTCCGAAATACTAGTGCTCACCATGCCTGGTTTTGGAACCACCAACCGCACCAAGAACAATGCGGTAGAAATGGCAAACCTGCTGGGTGTGGAACTTCGTACCGTAAGCATCAAGGATGCCTGCATGCAGCATTTCAGCGACATTGGTCATGATCCCGAAGTTCTGAACGTGACTTATGAAAACGTCCAGGCCCGTGAACGCACCCAGATTCTGATGGATGTGGCCAACAAGGAAGGCGGTATCGTGGTAGGTACCGGCGACCTTTCTGAAATCGCCTTGGGCTGGAGCACTTATAATGCCGATCACATGTCCATGTATGCGGTGAACTGCGATATCCCGAAAACATTGGTGCGTCATGTGGTTGCCTGGTATGCAGACCGTGCCCGCAGTTTTATTGCAGATGAAAAGACTGCAGACGAACTATCCTTTGTTCTTCGTGATATTCTGGATACTCCGGTTTCTCCGGAACTGCTTCCTGCCGATGCAAATGGCCAGATTGCCCAGAAGACGGAATCCATCCTTGGCGCCTACGAAATCCATGATTTCTATCTGTACCATTTTGCGAAGTACGGTGCAGAGCCAGCCAAGCTTTTGTACCTGGCGAAGCACGCTTTTGCCGGCTCCTATCCCGACGAAGAACTGGAACGCTGCCTCAAGCTTTTTGTTCGCCGTTTCTTTACCCAGCAGTTCAAACGCAGCTGCATTCCCGACGGTCCCAAGGTAGGAACCATTAGTCTATCGCCCCGTGCCGACTGGAGAATGCCTTCGGACGCAAGCTTCACAGATTGGCTTGAAAATTAG
- a CDS encoding sigma-54-dependent Fis family transcriptional regulator: MKQPIGPEIAVIQKISAAIIHERNVEKLLSNVLSILDSELGMLRGTFTLRFGDTLKIESSHGLDDAEKQLGQYHIGEGITGHVAETRRSHVIPDLRKDSRFLNRTGSRNYDSQVAFICVPLIHDEDLIGTLSVDRPVDGATDLDRDVALLEIIANITGDAANECIEMHAEQDALREENRKLRDMLSNNPSDLVGNCREMQIVYEQVRQVAPSDATVLIRGGSGTGKEMIARAIVNMSGRKDKPFITLNCAALPENLVESELFGHEKGAFTGAVNRRIGRAEAANGGTLFLDEIGDLTMQTQVKLLRFLQEKTFSRVGSNEELHSDVRFLAATSRNLEELMEKKLFREDLFYRLNIFPISMPDLAKRQSDIILLAEHFIEKMNLRYNKKVARLSTTAINLLMSYHWPGNVRELENCMERAVLTAADDCIHSYNLPPSLQTSLSTGSIISSEMKNAPLDVMMNNYERELITEAIKRNNGNISAAGRELGVSPRMMNYRMNKLGLNNK, encoded by the coding sequence ATGAAACAACCAATCGGCCCAGAAATCGCTGTGATCCAAAAGATCAGTGCTGCTATCATCCACGAACGTAACGTGGAAAAGCTACTGTCCAACGTTCTGTCCATTCTGGATTCGGAACTGGGGATGCTTCGCGGCACCTTTACGCTGCGTTTTGGGGATACCCTGAAGATTGAATCCTCCCACGGGTTGGATGATGCCGAAAAGCAGCTGGGCCAGTATCATATTGGTGAAGGTATTACGGGCCATGTGGCGGAAACTCGCCGCAGCCATGTGATTCCTGACCTGCGCAAGGATTCCCGCTTTTTGAACCGCACTGGCTCCCGCAATTACGATAGCCAGGTGGCCTTCATTTGCGTACCTCTGATTCATGACGAAGATTTGATCGGTACCCTTTCTGTGGACCGCCCGGTGGACGGCGCTACGGATTTGGACCGCGACGTGGCTCTTCTGGAAATTATCGCCAACATCACTGGTGACGCTGCCAACGAATGCATCGAAATGCACGCTGAGCAAGACGCCCTCCGCGAAGAGAACCGCAAGCTGCGCGACATGCTCAGCAACAATCCTTCTGATCTGGTGGGCAACTGCCGCGAAATGCAGATTGTCTACGAGCAGGTCCGTCAGGTGGCTCCCTCCGATGCTACGGTTTTGATCCGTGGTGGTAGCGGTACCGGTAAGGAAATGATCGCCCGTGCCATCGTGAACATGTCCGGCCGTAAGGATAAGCCTTTCATTACCTTGAACTGCGCCGCCCTTCCCGAAAACCTTGTGGAAAGTGAACTCTTCGGTCATGAAAAGGGCGCCTTCACTGGCGCTGTGAACCGCAGAATCGGTCGTGCAGAAGCTGCAAATGGCGGTACTTTGTTCCTGGACGAAATTGGCGATTTGACCATGCAGACCCAGGTGAAGCTCCTCCGCTTCCTGCAGGAAAAGACTTTCAGCCGCGTGGGCAGTAACGAAGAACTTCATTCCGATGTGCGCTTCCTTGCTGCAACCAGCCGCAATCTCGAAGAATTGATGGAAAAGAAACTGTTCCGCGAAGACTTGTTCTACCGCTTGAACATTTTCCCGATTTCTATGCCGGACCTGGCAAAGCGCCAGAGCGACATTATTTTGCTGGCAGAACATTTCATCGAAAAGATGAACTTGCGCTACAACAAGAAGGTTGCTCGTTTGTCTACAACCGCCATCAACTTGCTCATGAGTTATCATTGGCCGGGTAACGTCCGTGAACTTGAAAATTGCATGGAACGTGCCGTGCTGACAGCCGCCGACGATTGCATCCACAGCTACAACCTGCCGCCTTCGCTACAGACTAGCCTTAGCACCGGCTCCATTATTTCCTCCGAAATGAAAAATGCCCCGCTGGATGTGATGATGAATAACTACGAACGTGAACTCATCACCGAAGCCATCAAGCGCAACAACGGTAACATTTCCGCTGCAGGCCGCGAGCTGGGTGTCAGCCCCCGCATGATGAACTACCGCATGAACAAGCTGGGCTTGAACAACAAGTAG